Proteins from a single region of Manis javanica isolate MJ-LG chromosome 5, MJ_LKY, whole genome shotgun sequence:
- the AAR2 gene encoding protein AAR2 homolog isoform X4: protein MAAVQMDPELAKCLFFEGATVVILNMPRGTEFGIDYNSWEVGPKFRGVKMIPPGIHFLHYSSVDKANPKEVGPRMGFFLSLRQRGLIVLHWNAVQEEVDLSPAPEAEVEAMRANLQELDQFLGPYPYATLKKWISLTNFISEATVEKLQPENRQICAFSEVLPVLSMKHTKDRVGQNLPRCGTECKSYQEGLSRLPEMKPRAGTEIRFSELPTQMFPAGATPAEITRHSMDLSYALETVLSKQFPSSPQDVLGELQFAFVCFLLGNVYEAFEHWKRLLNLLCRSEEAMVKHHTLYINLISILYHQLGKIPADFFVDIVSQNNFLTSTLQTFLPGLSLHSTLLRGCQQMELSLEEKELSCEKQLEKNVILSLKSRKARRAVLKEGVSILQSAELGPVGEVTERQRITSCCVGQRLQGDGWKQGDQ from the exons ATGGCTGCCGTGCAGATGGATCCTGAGCTTGCCAAGTGCCTCTTCTTTGAAGGGGCCACTGTGGTCATCCTGAATATGCCCAGGGGGACAGAGTTTGGCATTGACTACAACTCTTGGGAGGTGGGTCCCAAATTCCGGGGTGTGAAGATGATCCCGCCAGGCATCCACTTCCTCCACTACAGCTCTGTGGACAAGGCCAATCCCAAGGAGGTGGGCCCTCGTATGGGCTTTTTCCTTAGCCTGCGGCAGCGGGGACTGATAGTCCTACATTGGAACGCAGTCCAGGAAGAGGTAGACCTGTCTCCAGCCCCAGAAGCCGAGGTGGAGGCCATGAGGGCCAACCTCCAGGAGCTGGACCAGTTCCTGGGACCTTACCCATATGCCACGCTCAAGAAGTGGATCTCCCTCACCAACTTCATCAGCGAGGCCACAGTGGAGAAGCTGCAGCCTGAGAACCGGCAGATCTGTGCCTTCTCAGAGGTGCTACCTGTCCTCTCCATGAAGCACACCAAGGACCGGGTGGGGCAGAATCTGCCCCGCTGTGGCACTGAGTGCAAAAGCTACCAGGAGGGCCTCTCCCGGCTGCCTGAGATGAAGCCCAGAGCTGGGACAGAGATCCGCTTCTCAGAGCTGCCCACGCAGATGTTCCCAGCAGGGGCCACGCCAGCAGAGATAACCAGGCACAGCATGGACCTGAGCTATGCCCTGGAGACTGTGCTCAGCAAGCAGttccccagcagcccccaggatGTGCTTG GTGAACTCCAGTTTGCTTTTGTATGCTTCCTGCTGGGGAACGTGTATGAGGCATTTGAGCACTGGAAGCGGCTTCTGAACCTCCTGTGCCGGTCAGAAGAAGCCATGGTGAAGCACCACACCCTCTACATCAACCTCATCTCCATCCTGTACCATCAGCTTGGCAAGATCCCCGCCGACTTCTTTGTGGACATTGTGTCCCAGAACAACTTCCTCACCAGCACCTTACAG ACGTTTTTACCTGGCTTGAGTTTACATTCTACACTTCTAAGAGGATGCCAACAGATGGAGTTAAGTCTTGAGGAGAAGGAGCTGTCATGTGAGAAGCAGTTGGAGAAAAACGTGATACTGTCACTTAAGAGCAGAAAGGCCAGGAGAGCTGTCTTGAAGGAGGGGGTCTCCATCCTTCAGAGTGCAGAGTTGGGACCCGTGGGAGAAGTTACAGAGCGGCAGAG GATCACAAGCTGCTGTGTTGGACAAAGGCTGCAAGGAGATGGGTGGAAGCAAGGAGACCAGTAA
- the AAR2 gene encoding protein AAR2 homolog isoform X3 has product MPSIRASRQDGCVPVCAPVVRPRCLCRPFSLRNRHQRHRRQYFLGHPAVLRDKKDYSFWSPTAGCMAAVQMDPELAKCLFFEGATVVILNMPRGTEFGIDYNSWEVGPKFRGVKMIPPGIHFLHYSSVDKANPKEVGPRMGFFLSLRQRGLIVLHWNAVQEEVDLSPAPEAEVEAMRANLQELDQFLGPYPYATLKKWISLTNFISEATVEKLQPENRQICAFSEVLPVLSMKHTKDRVGQNLPRCGTECKSYQEGLSRLPEMKPRAGTEIRFSELPTQMFPAGATPAEITRHSMDLSYALETVLSKQFPSSPQDVLGELQFAFVCFLLGNVYEAFEHWKRLLNLLCRSEEAMVKHHTLYINLISILYHQLGKIPADFFVDIVSQNNFLTSTLQVFFTSACSVAVDATLRQKAEKFRAHLTKKFRWDFEAEPEDCAPVVVELPEDARTG; this is encoded by the exons ATGCCCTCAATTAGGGCATCTCGCCAGGACGGCTGCGTCCCGGTCTGTGCGCCGGTGGTGAGACCCAGGTGTCTGTGCAGGCCTTTCTCCCTGAGAAACCGTCACCAGAGACACCGTCGCCAATACTTCCTGGGGCACCCGG cagTTCTGAGAGACAAGAAGGATTATTCTTTTTGGTCACCCACCGCTGGTTGCATGGCTGCCGTGCAGATGGATCCTGAGCTTGCCAAGTGCCTCTTCTTTGAAGGGGCCACTGTGGTCATCCTGAATATGCCCAGGGGGACAGAGTTTGGCATTGACTACAACTCTTGGGAGGTGGGTCCCAAATTCCGGGGTGTGAAGATGATCCCGCCAGGCATCCACTTCCTCCACTACAGCTCTGTGGACAAGGCCAATCCCAAGGAGGTGGGCCCTCGTATGGGCTTTTTCCTTAGCCTGCGGCAGCGGGGACTGATAGTCCTACATTGGAACGCAGTCCAGGAAGAGGTAGACCTGTCTCCAGCCCCAGAAGCCGAGGTGGAGGCCATGAGGGCCAACCTCCAGGAGCTGGACCAGTTCCTGGGACCTTACCCATATGCCACGCTCAAGAAGTGGATCTCCCTCACCAACTTCATCAGCGAGGCCACAGTGGAGAAGCTGCAGCCTGAGAACCGGCAGATCTGTGCCTTCTCAGAGGTGCTACCTGTCCTCTCCATGAAGCACACCAAGGACCGGGTGGGGCAGAATCTGCCCCGCTGTGGCACTGAGTGCAAAAGCTACCAGGAGGGCCTCTCCCGGCTGCCTGAGATGAAGCCCAGAGCTGGGACAGAGATCCGCTTCTCAGAGCTGCCCACGCAGATGTTCCCAGCAGGGGCCACGCCAGCAGAGATAACCAGGCACAGCATGGACCTGAGCTATGCCCTGGAGACTGTGCTCAGCAAGCAGttccccagcagcccccaggatGTGCTTG GTGAACTCCAGTTTGCTTTTGTATGCTTCCTGCTGGGGAACGTGTATGAGGCATTTGAGCACTGGAAGCGGCTTCTGAACCTCCTGTGCCGGTCAGAAGAAGCCATGGTGAAGCACCACACCCTCTACATCAACCTCATCTCCATCCTGTACCATCAGCTTGGCAAGATCCCCGCCGACTTCTTTGTGGACATTGTGTCCCAGAACAACTTCCTCACCAGCACCTTACAG GTTTTCTTTACCTCTGCCTGCAGCGTTGCCGTGGACGCCACCCTGAGGCAGAAGGCTGAAAAGTTCCGGGCTCACCTGACTAAGAAGTTCCGGTGGGATTTTGAGGCGGAGCCGGAGGACTGCGCCCCAGTGGTGGTGGAGCTCCCGGAGGACGCGAGGACTGGGTAG
- the AAR2 gene encoding protein AAR2 homolog isoform X2 — MPSIRASRQDGCVPVCAPVVRPRCLCRPFSLRNRHQRHRRQYFLGHPVLRDKKDYSFWSPTAGCMAAVQMDPELAKCLFFEGATVVILNMPRGTEFGIDYNSWEVGPKFRGVKMIPPGIHFLHYSSVDKANPKEVGPRMGFFLSLRQRGLIVLHWNAVQEEVDLSPAPEAEVEAMRANLQELDQFLGPYPYATLKKWISLTNFISEATVEKLQPENRQICAFSEVLPVLSMKHTKDRVGQNLPRCGTECKSYQEGLSRLPEMKPRAGTEIRFSELPTQMFPAGATPAEITRHSMDLSYALETVLSKQFPSSPQDVLGELQFAFVCFLLGNVYEAFEHWKRLLNLLCRSEEAMVKHHTLYINLISILYHQLGKIPADFFVDIVSQNNFLTSTLQTFLPGLSLHSTLLRGCQQMELSLEEKELSCEKQLEKNVILSLKSRKARRAVLKEGVSILQSAELGPVGEVTERQRITSCCVGQRLQGDGWKQGDQ, encoded by the exons ATGCCCTCAATTAGGGCATCTCGCCAGGACGGCTGCGTCCCGGTCTGTGCGCCGGTGGTGAGACCCAGGTGTCTGTGCAGGCCTTTCTCCCTGAGAAACCGTCACCAGAGACACCGTCGCCAATACTTCCTGGGGCACCCGG TTCTGAGAGACAAGAAGGATTATTCTTTTTGGTCACCCACCGCTGGTTGCATGGCTGCCGTGCAGATGGATCCTGAGCTTGCCAAGTGCCTCTTCTTTGAAGGGGCCACTGTGGTCATCCTGAATATGCCCAGGGGGACAGAGTTTGGCATTGACTACAACTCTTGGGAGGTGGGTCCCAAATTCCGGGGTGTGAAGATGATCCCGCCAGGCATCCACTTCCTCCACTACAGCTCTGTGGACAAGGCCAATCCCAAGGAGGTGGGCCCTCGTATGGGCTTTTTCCTTAGCCTGCGGCAGCGGGGACTGATAGTCCTACATTGGAACGCAGTCCAGGAAGAGGTAGACCTGTCTCCAGCCCCAGAAGCCGAGGTGGAGGCCATGAGGGCCAACCTCCAGGAGCTGGACCAGTTCCTGGGACCTTACCCATATGCCACGCTCAAGAAGTGGATCTCCCTCACCAACTTCATCAGCGAGGCCACAGTGGAGAAGCTGCAGCCTGAGAACCGGCAGATCTGTGCCTTCTCAGAGGTGCTACCTGTCCTCTCCATGAAGCACACCAAGGACCGGGTGGGGCAGAATCTGCCCCGCTGTGGCACTGAGTGCAAAAGCTACCAGGAGGGCCTCTCCCGGCTGCCTGAGATGAAGCCCAGAGCTGGGACAGAGATCCGCTTCTCAGAGCTGCCCACGCAGATGTTCCCAGCAGGGGCCACGCCAGCAGAGATAACCAGGCACAGCATGGACCTGAGCTATGCCCTGGAGACTGTGCTCAGCAAGCAGttccccagcagcccccaggatGTGCTTG GTGAACTCCAGTTTGCTTTTGTATGCTTCCTGCTGGGGAACGTGTATGAGGCATTTGAGCACTGGAAGCGGCTTCTGAACCTCCTGTGCCGGTCAGAAGAAGCCATGGTGAAGCACCACACCCTCTACATCAACCTCATCTCCATCCTGTACCATCAGCTTGGCAAGATCCCCGCCGACTTCTTTGTGGACATTGTGTCCCAGAACAACTTCCTCACCAGCACCTTACAG ACGTTTTTACCTGGCTTGAGTTTACATTCTACACTTCTAAGAGGATGCCAACAGATGGAGTTAAGTCTTGAGGAGAAGGAGCTGTCATGTGAGAAGCAGTTGGAGAAAAACGTGATACTGTCACTTAAGAGCAGAAAGGCCAGGAGAGCTGTCTTGAAGGAGGGGGTCTCCATCCTTCAGAGTGCAGAGTTGGGACCCGTGGGAGAAGTTACAGAGCGGCAGAG GATCACAAGCTGCTGTGTTGGACAAAGGCTGCAAGGAGATGGGTGGAAGCAAGGAGACCAGTAA
- the AAR2 gene encoding protein AAR2 homolog isoform X1 produces the protein MPSIRASRQDGCVPVCAPVVRPRCLCRPFSLRNRHQRHRRQYFLGHPAVLRDKKDYSFWSPTAGCMAAVQMDPELAKCLFFEGATVVILNMPRGTEFGIDYNSWEVGPKFRGVKMIPPGIHFLHYSSVDKANPKEVGPRMGFFLSLRQRGLIVLHWNAVQEEVDLSPAPEAEVEAMRANLQELDQFLGPYPYATLKKWISLTNFISEATVEKLQPENRQICAFSEVLPVLSMKHTKDRVGQNLPRCGTECKSYQEGLSRLPEMKPRAGTEIRFSELPTQMFPAGATPAEITRHSMDLSYALETVLSKQFPSSPQDVLGELQFAFVCFLLGNVYEAFEHWKRLLNLLCRSEEAMVKHHTLYINLISILYHQLGKIPADFFVDIVSQNNFLTSTLQTFLPGLSLHSTLLRGCQQMELSLEEKELSCEKQLEKNVILSLKSRKARRAVLKEGVSILQSAELGPVGEVTERQRITSCCVGQRLQGDGWKQGDQ, from the exons ATGCCCTCAATTAGGGCATCTCGCCAGGACGGCTGCGTCCCGGTCTGTGCGCCGGTGGTGAGACCCAGGTGTCTGTGCAGGCCTTTCTCCCTGAGAAACCGTCACCAGAGACACCGTCGCCAATACTTCCTGGGGCACCCGG cagTTCTGAGAGACAAGAAGGATTATTCTTTTTGGTCACCCACCGCTGGTTGCATGGCTGCCGTGCAGATGGATCCTGAGCTTGCCAAGTGCCTCTTCTTTGAAGGGGCCACTGTGGTCATCCTGAATATGCCCAGGGGGACAGAGTTTGGCATTGACTACAACTCTTGGGAGGTGGGTCCCAAATTCCGGGGTGTGAAGATGATCCCGCCAGGCATCCACTTCCTCCACTACAGCTCTGTGGACAAGGCCAATCCCAAGGAGGTGGGCCCTCGTATGGGCTTTTTCCTTAGCCTGCGGCAGCGGGGACTGATAGTCCTACATTGGAACGCAGTCCAGGAAGAGGTAGACCTGTCTCCAGCCCCAGAAGCCGAGGTGGAGGCCATGAGGGCCAACCTCCAGGAGCTGGACCAGTTCCTGGGACCTTACCCATATGCCACGCTCAAGAAGTGGATCTCCCTCACCAACTTCATCAGCGAGGCCACAGTGGAGAAGCTGCAGCCTGAGAACCGGCAGATCTGTGCCTTCTCAGAGGTGCTACCTGTCCTCTCCATGAAGCACACCAAGGACCGGGTGGGGCAGAATCTGCCCCGCTGTGGCACTGAGTGCAAAAGCTACCAGGAGGGCCTCTCCCGGCTGCCTGAGATGAAGCCCAGAGCTGGGACAGAGATCCGCTTCTCAGAGCTGCCCACGCAGATGTTCCCAGCAGGGGCCACGCCAGCAGAGATAACCAGGCACAGCATGGACCTGAGCTATGCCCTGGAGACTGTGCTCAGCAAGCAGttccccagcagcccccaggatGTGCTTG GTGAACTCCAGTTTGCTTTTGTATGCTTCCTGCTGGGGAACGTGTATGAGGCATTTGAGCACTGGAAGCGGCTTCTGAACCTCCTGTGCCGGTCAGAAGAAGCCATGGTGAAGCACCACACCCTCTACATCAACCTCATCTCCATCCTGTACCATCAGCTTGGCAAGATCCCCGCCGACTTCTTTGTGGACATTGTGTCCCAGAACAACTTCCTCACCAGCACCTTACAG ACGTTTTTACCTGGCTTGAGTTTACATTCTACACTTCTAAGAGGATGCCAACAGATGGAGTTAAGTCTTGAGGAGAAGGAGCTGTCATGTGAGAAGCAGTTGGAGAAAAACGTGATACTGTCACTTAAGAGCAGAAAGGCCAGGAGAGCTGTCTTGAAGGAGGGGGTCTCCATCCTTCAGAGTGCAGAGTTGGGACCCGTGGGAGAAGTTACAGAGCGGCAGAG GATCACAAGCTGCTGTGTTGGACAAAGGCTGCAAGGAGATGGGTGGAAGCAAGGAGACCAGTAA